A single window of Pseudomonas lijiangensis DNA harbors:
- a CDS encoding LysR family transcriptional regulator, with amino-acid sequence MDLRDLTYFETIAELGHLGRAAEKLNRSQPALTKSIQRLEESFGTRLFQRDGRRIKLTPVGELLQARGRELQQSIAQTQREVRDFASGMVGNIRVGCAATMAEYLMPKLTSALLQRAPDVTLKLVVGQDDLLGESLRSGQLDMIICSLIPDDEQVISYPILKDEAVVIASKHHPIFKAPMQMSDLNAYRWVLPPTGVSSRKWLDATFAAHGLPLPVVQIEANSISLLPGLIAQSNLLSFIARESLEFGKNMQHLREVPLEQTTMKRTIGVTLRSSGYLSPAAQKMLQMLRDNGGEFVGWT; translated from the coding sequence ATGGACCTGCGGGACCTCACTTATTTTGAAACCATCGCTGAGCTGGGGCATCTGGGACGTGCAGCCGAAAAGCTCAATCGCAGCCAGCCGGCACTGACCAAAAGCATTCAGCGTCTGGAAGAGTCTTTTGGTACGCGCCTGTTCCAGCGCGACGGACGACGCATCAAGCTGACCCCGGTGGGCGAACTGCTTCAGGCACGGGGCAGGGAGTTGCAGCAGAGCATTGCCCAGACCCAGCGCGAGGTCCGGGATTTCGCCAGTGGCATGGTGGGTAATATTCGCGTGGGCTGCGCCGCCACCATGGCGGAGTATCTGATGCCCAAGCTGACCTCCGCCTTGCTGCAACGCGCGCCTGACGTGACCTTGAAGCTGGTGGTCGGCCAGGACGACTTGCTCGGCGAATCGCTGCGCTCCGGGCAACTGGACATGATTATCTGCTCGCTGATTCCTGATGATGAGCAGGTCATCAGCTACCCGATTCTCAAGGATGAAGCGGTGGTCATTGCCAGCAAGCATCACCCGATTTTCAAGGCTCCGATGCAGATGAGCGACTTGAATGCCTATCGCTGGGTGTTACCGCCTACAGGTGTGTCTTCACGCAAGTGGCTGGATGCGACCTTTGCCGCCCATGGCCTGCCGCTGCCTGTGGTGCAGATCGAGGCGAACTCCATTTCCCTGCTTCCAGGGCTGATTGCCCAAAGCAACCTGCTGAGCTTTATTGCCCGGGAGTCACTGGAGTTTGGCAAGAACATGCAGCATCTTCGCGAAGTGCCTCTGGAGCAGACCACGATGAAACGCACCATTGGCGTGACACTGCGCAGCAGTGGTTACCTGTCTCCGGCCGCCCAGAAAATGCTGCAGATGCTGCGTGACAATGGTGGCGAATTTGTAGGCTGGACCTGA
- a CDS encoding D-mannose isomerase yields MDNNNYNFSSWLLSQRHHQWLAQEGMRLLAFAKASKLENGFGSLDDYGRLMVGATAQTMNTARMTHSFAMAHAQGIPGCAALVDHGIAALSGPLRDAEHGGWFSAALEEGGKTDKQAYLHAFVALAASSAVVAGREGAQALLSDAIQIIKTRFWSEEEGAMRESFARDWQGEEAYRGANSNMHSTEAFLALADVTGDAQWLDRALSIVERIIHEHAAANDFQVVEHFSQSWQPLPDYNRDNPADGFRPFGTTPGHAFEWARLVLHLEAALQRAGRPTPEWLLNDARQLFANACRHGWNVDGAPGIVYTLDWENRPVVRHRLHWTHCEAAAAAAALLQRTGEKQYEDWYRCFWEFNETLFIDHEHGSWRHELNEENVPSADIWPGKPDLYHAYQATLLPVLPLAPSLASALAGMA; encoded by the coding sequence ATGGACAATAACAACTACAACTTCAGCAGTTGGCTGCTTTCGCAACGTCATCATCAATGGCTGGCCCAGGAAGGCATGCGCCTGCTGGCTTTCGCCAAGGCCTCGAAGCTTGAGAACGGCTTCGGCAGCCTCGACGACTATGGTCGCCTCATGGTCGGTGCCACGGCTCAGACCATGAACACTGCCCGCATGACCCACAGTTTCGCCATGGCCCATGCTCAGGGCATTCCCGGCTGCGCCGCGCTGGTGGATCACGGCATTGCAGCCCTCAGCGGCCCGTTGCGTGACGCCGAGCACGGTGGCTGGTTCAGTGCAGCGCTGGAGGAGGGTGGCAAGACCGACAAGCAGGCCTATCTGCACGCCTTTGTCGCCCTGGCTGCCAGCTCCGCGGTGGTGGCCGGGCGCGAAGGTGCCCAGGCGCTGCTGTCCGATGCGATACAGATCATCAAGACCCGTTTCTGGAGCGAAGAAGAGGGCGCCATGCGCGAATCCTTCGCTCGGGACTGGCAGGGCGAAGAAGCCTATCGTGGTGCCAACAGCAACATGCACAGCACCGAGGCTTTCCTGGCCCTGGCGGATGTTACCGGCGACGCGCAATGGCTTGACCGGGCGCTGAGTATCGTCGAGCGGATCATCCATGAGCATGCCGCGGCCAATGACTTCCAGGTCGTCGAGCATTTCAGCCAGTCCTGGCAGCCTTTACCCGACTACAACCGCGACAACCCCGCAGACGGTTTCCGGCCTTTCGGCACCACGCCGGGGCATGCTTTCGAGTGGGCGCGTCTGGTTCTGCATCTGGAGGCCGCCCTCCAGCGCGCAGGCCGTCCGACGCCTGAGTGGTTGCTGAACGATGCCCGTCAGTTGTTTGCCAATGCCTGCCGCCATGGCTGGAATGTCGATGGCGCGCCAGGCATCGTCTACACCCTCGACTGGGAGAATCGCCCGGTGGTGCGCCATCGTCTGCACTGGACCCATTGCGAAGCCGCCGCCGCAGCCGCTGCGCTGTTGCAGCGTACGGGTGAAAAACAGTACGAGGACTGGTATCGCTGCTTCTGGGAGTTCAACGAAACCCTGTTCATCGACCATGAACACGGTAGCTGGCGTCATGAACTCAACGAGGAGAATGTGCCCAGCGCGGATATCTGGCCGGGCAAGCCTGACCTGTATCACGCCTATCAGGCCACTCTGCTGCCGGTATTGCCGCTGGCGCCAAGCCTGGCCAGTGCCTTGGCGGGCATGGCCTGA
- a CDS encoding AbrB family transcriptional regulator produces MPRASSLSLSSLPPLAQWAGLLLIAGTFGQFLKYLNVPAALFLGPMLVAIGFGVSGATIRMNKKLFQLGQGTVGVLIAHAMTIGVLMTAIQSWHVMLFATILTVLLSALVGLVLVRFADIPSNTAAWGTSPGAASAMVAMSEDYGADSRVVATMQYVRVVCVVVVGSLVSRFMGAPDSGGADLHSSEVALQGMNLLDFGLSLGVIVFGVLLGARLPAGALLVPLVIGGALQLSGLLQITIPTWMLAMGYGAIGCYIGLRFDRETISYVWRRLPMMIFASMLLIVLCALSAWLIAVMLDKDYLSVYLATSPGGLDAMAIIAIDTHADVGFVLAMQTLRLFGVILTGSFLARQIIRLTDKRIPAH; encoded by the coding sequence TTGCCACGTGCTTCAAGTCTGTCACTATCCTCGCTGCCTCCTCTGGCCCAATGGGCAGGTCTGCTGCTGATTGCAGGCACCTTCGGACAATTTCTCAAGTACCTGAACGTTCCTGCGGCGCTGTTCCTTGGCCCGATGCTGGTCGCCATCGGCTTCGGTGTATCGGGTGCGACCATCCGCATGAATAAAAAGCTTTTCCAGCTGGGCCAGGGCACGGTAGGCGTGCTGATCGCCCACGCCATGACCATCGGTGTGTTGATGACCGCCATCCAGTCCTGGCATGTGATGCTGTTCGCAACGATCCTGACCGTGCTGCTCAGTGCGCTGGTCGGACTGGTGCTGGTGCGCTTTGCCGACATCCCCAGCAACACCGCAGCCTGGGGCACCTCGCCGGGTGCGGCCTCAGCGATGGTGGCCATGTCCGAAGACTACGGCGCAGACTCCCGGGTGGTCGCCACCATGCAATATGTGCGGGTCGTGTGTGTGGTGGTGGTCGGCTCGCTGGTCAGCCGCTTCATGGGCGCCCCCGATAGTGGTGGCGCAGACCTGCACAGCAGTGAAGTGGCGCTGCAAGGCATGAACCTGCTGGACTTCGGCCTGAGCCTGGGGGTCATCGTATTCGGTGTGCTGCTGGGCGCGCGACTGCCTGCCGGTGCCTTGCTGGTGCCGCTGGTAATAGGCGGTGCTCTGCAATTGAGCGGCCTGCTGCAGATCACCATCCCCACCTGGATGCTGGCCATGGGGTATGGCGCCATAGGCTGCTACATCGGCCTGCGTTTCGACCGCGAAACCATCAGCTACGTCTGGCGACGCCTGCCGATGATGATCTTCGCTTCGATGCTGCTGATCGTGCTGTGCGCCCTTTCGGCCTGGCTGATTGCCGTGATGCTGGACAAGGATTACCTCTCGGTCTACCTGGCCACCAGCCCCGGCGGCCTGGATGCGATGGCGATCATTGCCATCGACACCCATGCCGACGTCGGTTTCGTGCTGGCGATGCAGACCCTGCGCCTGTTCGGCGTGATCCTGACCGGCAGCTTCCTGGCCCGGCAGATCATCCGCCTGACCGACAAGCGGATACCGGCACACTGA